In Pedobacter sp. W3I1, one DNA window encodes the following:
- a CDS encoding DUF6370 family protein: MKKLIFALILCVFAISVNAQTTPQKAASAKVITKQTVDIACGECQFKMKGKDCELAVKIDGKSYFVDGKGIDDFGDAHGEHGFCNAVSKAEVTGEIVSNRFKATSIKLLPVKK; the protein is encoded by the coding sequence ATGAAAAAGTTAATATTTGCTTTAATTCTTTGTGTATTTGCTATTTCTGTAAATGCCCAAACCACGCCTCAAAAAGCTGCATCAGCAAAAGTAATCACCAAACAAACGGTAGATATTGCCTGTGGCGAATGCCAGTTTAAAATGAAAGGTAAAGATTGCGAGTTAGCAGTGAAAATAGATGGTAAATCTTATTTTGTTGACGGAAAAGGTATTGATGATTTTGGTGATGCCCATGGCGAACATGGTTTTTGCAACGCGGTAAGTAAAGCAGAAGTTACCGGCGAAATTGTGAGTAACCGTTTTAAGGCAACTTCGATAAAATTACTGCCAGTTAAGAAGTAG
- a CDS encoding DUF4157 domain-containing protein: MAKKNLPDKLKNGIEALSGISMDDVRVHFNSDKPAQLAALAYAQGIDIHLASGQEEHLPHEAWHVVQQTQGRVKASTQLKSNEVITDDSGLEKEADKMGAKAADL; encoded by the coding sequence ATGGCTAAGAAAAATTTACCAGACAAGTTAAAAAATGGCATTGAAGCACTTTCGGGTATTTCGATGGATGATGTTCGTGTCCACTTCAATTCGGATAAACCTGCACAATTGGCTGCTTTGGCCTACGCACAGGGTATTGACATCCATTTAGCATCGGGCCAGGAAGAACATTTACCGCACGAAGCATGGCATGTAGTACAACAAACACAAGGCAGGGTTAAAGCAAGCACTCAGCTCAAATCTAATGAAGTTATTACTGATGATTCTGGCCTGGAAAAAGAAGCTGACAAAATGGGGGCAAAAGCAGCTGATCTTTAA
- the gcvP gene encoding aminomethyl-transferring glycine dehydrogenase: protein MSLNIHYKEDFQNRHIAPNEADTAEMLQAVGVNSIDELIEQTVPTTIRLKQPLNLPAAKSETEYLGALKQTSLLNKVFKSFIGQGYYDTITPGVILRNVFENPGWYTQYTPYQAEIAQGRLQALLNFQTMVIDLTGMEIANASLLDEGTAAAEAMFMQYSLRKNQAAKKFFVSELLFPQTIDILKTRANPYGIELVIGSHLDLVATEDFFGAIVQYPAGNGEVFDYKDFASALHNQNIKLTVVADILSLTLLTPPGEWGADVVVGTTQRLGIPMGFGGPHAAFFATKEEYKRNIPGRIIGVTIDSHGDYALRMALQTREQHIRRDKATSNICTAQALLAIMAGFYAAYHGPKGLKAIAERTHGLAISLASTLKGLGFEQLNAAYFDTIRFDLGDLKGGIHSGCIDNEINLNYVGNVATISFDETSTFEDVALIAKIFAKVKAIAADQVEVVENVETVIPATLQRTSAYLTHPIFNLHHSEHEMLRYIKSLEAKDLSLCHSMIALGSCTMKLNATAEMIPVTWSHFGRIHPFAPADQVLGYYSVFNELDKWLSEITGFAAMSLQPNAGAQGEYAGLMVIRAYHHDRGDFHRNVALIPASAHGTNPASAAMADMKIVVVKSLENGNIDVEDLKAKAELHKDNLSCLMVTYPSTHGVFEESIIEICETIHANGGQVYMDGANMNAQVGLTSPANIGADVCHLNLHKTFCIPHGGGGPGMGPIGVAKHLVPYLPGHTVVDIDKGKSISAVSSAPWGSASILIISHAYIAMMGAEGLTNATKYAILNANYMKARLEQHYPVLYSGAQGRCAHEMILDCRSFKAFGIEVTDIAKRLMDYGFHAPTVSFPVAGTLMVEPTESEPKHELDRFCDALIAIKNEITAVENGILDKIDNPLKNAPHTVSVITANEWDHAYSRQTAAFPLPYVLERKFWPSVSRVNDSHGDRALICACPPIESYLEEIVP, encoded by the coding sequence ATGAGCTTAAATATCCATTACAAGGAAGATTTTCAAAATCGTCATATTGCACCAAATGAGGCAGATACAGCCGAAATGTTGCAAGCTGTTGGCGTAAATTCTATTGATGAGCTGATTGAACAAACTGTTCCGACAACAATTAGGTTAAAACAGCCTTTAAACTTGCCTGCAGCGAAATCAGAAACTGAATATCTTGGTGCTTTAAAACAAACTTCATTGTTGAATAAAGTTTTCAAAAGCTTTATCGGTCAAGGTTATTATGATACCATTACCCCAGGTGTAATTTTACGTAACGTATTCGAAAACCCAGGATGGTACACACAATATACGCCATACCAGGCAGAAATTGCTCAAGGTCGTTTACAGGCTTTGTTAAATTTCCAAACCATGGTTATCGATTTAACCGGAATGGAAATTGCCAACGCATCTTTATTGGATGAAGGTACTGCTGCTGCCGAGGCGATGTTTATGCAATACAGCTTGCGTAAAAATCAGGCAGCTAAAAAGTTCTTCGTTTCAGAATTGCTTTTCCCTCAAACAATCGATATTTTAAAAACACGTGCTAATCCTTATGGCATTGAGCTGGTTATTGGAAGTCATTTAGATTTAGTAGCTACTGAAGATTTCTTTGGTGCAATTGTTCAGTATCCGGCAGGAAACGGTGAGGTTTTCGATTACAAAGACTTTGCATCAGCGTTGCACAACCAGAATATTAAATTAACGGTAGTTGCCGATATTTTAAGCTTAACCTTATTAACGCCTCCGGGCGAGTGGGGAGCTGATGTAGTAGTTGGTACTACACAGCGTTTAGGTATACCAATGGGTTTTGGTGGGCCACATGCTGCATTTTTTGCAACTAAAGAAGAATATAAACGTAATATCCCGGGTCGTATCATTGGTGTAACCATTGATAGCCATGGCGATTATGCTTTACGTATGGCTTTGCAAACGCGCGAGCAGCATATCCGTAGAGATAAAGCAACATCAAACATCTGTACTGCACAGGCATTATTGGCCATTATGGCTGGTTTTTATGCTGCTTACCACGGTCCGAAAGGATTAAAAGCAATTGCAGAACGTACGCATGGTTTGGCCATTAGTTTAGCCTCTACCTTAAAGGGTTTAGGTTTTGAGCAGTTAAATGCTGCTTATTTCGATACGATTCGTTTCGATTTAGGCGATTTAAAAGGCGGTATCCATTCAGGATGTATCGATAACGAAATCAACTTAAACTATGTTGGTAACGTAGCAACCATTTCGTTCGATGAAACCAGCACTTTCGAAGATGTAGCTTTAATTGCTAAAATATTTGCTAAAGTCAAAGCTATCGCAGCAGATCAGGTTGAAGTGGTAGAAAATGTAGAAACCGTTATTCCAGCTACATTACAACGTACTTCTGCTTATTTAACACACCCAATCTTTAATCTGCACCATTCAGAACATGAAATGTTGCGTTACATCAAATCATTAGAAGCTAAAGATTTATCGCTTTGCCACTCGATGATTGCTTTGGGTAGCTGTACCATGAAATTAAATGCAACAGCAGAAATGATCCCGGTTACCTGGTCTCACTTCGGCCGCATCCATCCGTTTGCCCCTGCCGATCAGGTATTAGGTTATTATTCTGTTTTTAACGAACTGGATAAATGGTTAAGTGAAATTACCGGTTTCGCTGCGATGAGTTTACAGCCAAATGCTGGTGCTCAGGGCGAATATGCTGGTTTAATGGTTATCCGCGCTTATCACCATGATAGAGGCGATTTCCACCGTAACGTAGCGTTAATTCCTGCTTCGGCACATGGAACAAACCCTGCTTCTGCGGCAATGGCCGATATGAAAATTGTTGTAGTTAAATCTTTAGAAAACGGTAACATCGATGTTGAAGATTTAAAGGCAAAAGCAGAATTACACAAAGACAACTTATCGTGTTTGATGGTAACTTATCCATCTACTCACGGGGTATTTGAAGAAAGTATTATCGAAATCTGCGAAACCATTCACGCTAACGGTGGACAGGTATATATGGATGGTGCAAACATGAATGCGCAGGTTGGTTTAACAAGTCCGGCTAATATCGGTGCCGATGTTTGTCACTTAAACTTGCACAAAACATTCTGTATCCCTCATGGTGGTGGCGGTCCTGGTATGGGCCCGATCGGTGTTGCCAAACACCTGGTTCCTTATCTTCCTGGTCATACTGTGGTTGATATTGATAAAGGAAAATCAATTTCTGCAGTTTCATCTGCACCTTGGGGCTCGGCTTCGATCTTGATCATCTCTCATGCTTATATTGCGATGATGGGTGCTGAAGGTTTAACTAATGCCACTAAATATGCAATTTTAAACGCAAACTATATGAAAGCGCGTTTAGAGCAACACTACCCAGTACTTTATTCAGGTGCTCAGGGACGTTGTGCACACGAGATGATCTTAGATTGCCGTTCGTTTAAAGCGTTCGGAATCGAAGTTACCGATATTGCCAAACGTTTAATGGATTACGGTTTTCACGCACCAACGGTTTCGTTTCCGGTTGCGGGTACGTTGATGGTTGAACCTACAGAATCGGAGCCTAAACATGAATTAGACCGTTTCTGTGATGCCTTAATCGCGATTAAAAACGAAATTACCGCTGTAGAAAACGGTATATTAGATAAAATAGATAACCCATTAAAAAATGCGCCTCATACGGTTTCGGTAATTACGGCTAACGAATGGGATCATGCTTATAGCCGTCAAACAGCTGCTTTTCCACTCCCTTATGTGTTAGAACGCAAGTTCTGGCCTTCAGTTAGTCGTGTTAACGATAGCCATGGTGACAGGGCATTGATTTGTGCTTGTCCGCCGATAGAGAGTTATTTAGAAGAGATCGTACCTTAG
- a CDS encoding DMT family transporter, which yields MLKGILLVFFGACSFGILSTFVKLAYHEGYTLGDVTGAQAFFGAVILWVLFFFQSRTAGYKAKATVIKTPWWKMVLAGTCTGLVSIFYYQCVKLVPNSVAIILLMQFIWMSILMEYLIFKKKPTGLQFLAILLVLGGTVLASGMAETSIESMDLKGIGFGLLAAICYAGFLLLSGKIGNEYAPLQKSALMITGACMLIFIIFPPTFLFNGALTGSLLKWGLIISVFGTVIPPLFYAEGVPRIGTAISSILSAAELPVAVMMAGFVLQEQVSFLRWVGVVVILSAMVLPNLKYLKRD from the coding sequence ATGTTAAAAGGAATTCTCCTTGTTTTTTTCGGTGCCTGCAGTTTTGGTATCCTTTCTACTTTTGTTAAACTTGCTTACCATGAGGGCTATACCTTGGGTGATGTTACCGGTGCCCAGGCGTTCTTCGGAGCGGTGATTTTATGGGTGCTGTTTTTCTTCCAGAGCCGAACTGCTGGCTATAAAGCTAAAGCGACGGTTATTAAAACACCCTGGTGGAAAATGGTGCTGGCAGGAACCTGTACCGGTTTGGTAAGTATTTTTTACTATCAGTGTGTAAAACTTGTACCCAACTCGGTTGCTATTATTCTGTTGATGCAGTTTATTTGGATGAGTATTTTAATGGAGTACCTTATTTTTAAAAAGAAACCCACAGGCTTACAATTTCTGGCCATCTTATTGGTTTTAGGCGGAACGGTTTTAGCCAGCGGAATGGCAGAAACAAGTATTGAAAGTATGGATTTAAAGGGTATAGGTTTCGGATTATTGGCCGCAATCTGTTATGCCGGCTTTTTGTTGCTGAGTGGTAAGATTGGGAATGAATATGCTCCACTACAAAAAAGTGCGCTGATGATTACCGGTGCTTGTATGTTGATCTTCATTATTTTTCCGCCAACATTCTTATTTAATGGTGCCTTAACAGGAAGTTTATTGAAATGGGGTTTGATCATCTCCGTTTTCGGTACAGTTATTCCTCCATTATTTTATGCTGAAGGCGTACCCAGAATCGGGACGGCCATTAGTTCGATATTAAGTGCTGCAGAATTACCTGTTGCCGTAATGATGGCTGGTTTTGTGTTACAAGAACAGGTATCGTTTTTGAGGTGGGTTGGTGTTGTGGTAATTTTGTCGGCGATGGTTTTGCCTAACCTGAAATACTTAAAGCGAGATTAA
- the ahcY gene encoding adenosylhomocysteinase yields MSSVETSYIPYKVKDISLAEWGRKEIELAEAEMPGLMSLRKEFGPTQPLKGARIAGCLHMTIQTAVLIETLTALGAEVTWSSCNIFSTQDHAAAAIAAAGIQVYAWKGLNEEEFDWCIEQTLHFGPEQQPLNMILDDGGDLTNMVFDKYPELIAAIKGLSEETTTGVHRLYERMKNGTLHLPAINVNDSVTKSKFDNKYGCRESLVDAIRRATDVMMAGKVAVVCGYGDVGKGSAESLSSQGVRVIVTEIDPICALQAAMEGYEVKKLATAIKEADIVVTTTGNCDIVREQHFRALKDKAIVCNIGHFDNEIDMAWLNGAYGHTKVEIKPQVDKYTIDGKDVIILAEGRLVNLGCATGHPSFVMSNSFTNQTLAQLELWTNTGAYENKVYTLPKHLDEKVARLHLEKIGVELDVLDQHQADYIGVPVEGPFKADTYRY; encoded by the coding sequence ATGTCATCAGTAGAGACTTCTTATATCCCTTACAAAGTTAAGGACATTTCACTGGCAGAATGGGGCCGTAAAGAAATCGAATTAGCCGAAGCAGAAATGCCAGGTTTAATGAGTTTACGTAAAGAATTCGGTCCAACACAACCATTAAAAGGTGCGCGTATTGCAGGCTGTCTGCACATGACCATCCAAACGGCTGTATTAATCGAAACATTAACTGCACTGGGTGCTGAAGTTACCTGGTCTTCTTGCAATATTTTTTCTACACAAGATCACGCCGCGGCTGCAATTGCTGCTGCTGGTATTCAGGTTTATGCCTGGAAAGGTTTAAACGAAGAAGAATTCGATTGGTGTATTGAGCAAACTTTACACTTCGGTCCGGAGCAACAACCATTAAACATGATTTTGGATGATGGTGGCGATTTAACCAACATGGTTTTTGATAAATACCCTGAGCTAATTGCAGCTATTAAAGGTTTATCAGAAGAAACCACCACTGGTGTTCACCGTTTATACGAAAGAATGAAAAACGGAACATTGCACTTACCTGCAATTAACGTAAACGATTCAGTTACCAAATCTAAATTCGATAACAAATACGGATGTCGTGAGTCATTGGTTGATGCGATCCGTCGTGCTACTGATGTAATGATGGCTGGTAAAGTGGCTGTTGTTTGTGGTTATGGCGATGTGGGTAAAGGTTCGGCAGAATCGTTAAGCTCGCAAGGTGTACGTGTTATTGTTACCGAAATTGACCCGATCTGTGCTTTACAGGCTGCAATGGAAGGTTACGAAGTTAAAAAATTAGCTACTGCAATTAAAGAAGCTGATATCGTGGTAACCACAACCGGTAACTGTGATATCGTTCGTGAACAACATTTCAGAGCATTAAAAGATAAAGCGATTGTTTGTAACATTGGTCACTTCGATAACGAAATCGATATGGCCTGGTTAAACGGCGCTTATGGCCATACTAAAGTGGAGATTAAACCACAGGTTGATAAATATACCATCGACGGTAAAGATGTAATTATTCTGGCCGAAGGCCGTTTGGTTAACTTAGGTTGTGCAACTGGTCACCCAAGTTTTGTAATGAGTAACTCATTCACCAACCAAACTTTAGCTCAATTAGAACTTTGGACCAACACTGGTGCTTACGAAAACAAAGTTTATACTTTGCCTAAACATTTAGATGAAAAAGTAGCACGTTTACACTTAGAAAAAATCGGTGTAGAGCTAGATGTTTTAGATCAACACCAGGCTGATTATATCGGTGTACCGGTAGAAGGTCCTTTTAAAGCAGATACATACAGATACTAG
- a CDS encoding GtrA family protein — MDLFFRILKFGLTGFLGMAIDFGATWLCKEKIKINKYISNAIGFTLAVTNNYLINRVWTFQSTNSHWGTEFSKFLVVSLIGLGLNTFIIYLFHQRKNGTNFYVAKFFAIVIVFVWNFLANMLFTFR; from the coding sequence ATGGATTTATTCTTCCGCATCTTAAAATTTGGATTAACAGGTTTCCTCGGCATGGCAATCGATTTTGGCGCCACCTGGTTGTGTAAGGAGAAAATCAAGATAAATAAGTACATTTCTAATGCCATCGGTTTTACTTTGGCAGTAACCAACAACTACCTCATTAACCGCGTATGGACATTCCAGAGCACCAATAGCCATTGGGGAACAGAATTTAGCAAATTTTTAGTGGTGAGTTTAATCGGTTTAGGACTAAATACCTTTATTATTTACCTCTTTCATCAAAGAAAAAACGGAACTAATTTTTATGTGGCCAAATTCTTTGCAATAGTAATTGTTTTCGTGTGGAATTTCCTCGCGAATATGTTATTTACTTTTAGGTAG
- a CDS encoding YceI family protein: MKLKISSIFLLVAVVALSAFKNPTKPVTYTVDAAKSTITWVGKKVTGSHNGTVALQSGTLAVNGKNVTGGTFVIDMASIKDADGSAKLEGHLKADDFFGTAKFPTSTFVITKVVGSGANVTVSGNLTIKGITKPLSFPATVTVNADGTASALAGKIVVDRTKYDIKYGSKSFFDSIGDKAIDDNFELAVKLVAKK, from the coding sequence ATGAAATTAAAAATTAGCTCAATTTTTTTATTAGTAGCAGTAGTAGCCTTGTCAGCTTTTAAAAACCCTACTAAACCAGTAACTTATACTGTAGATGCAGCAAAATCGACCATCACTTGGGTTGGTAAAAAAGTAACAGGTTCTCACAACGGAACTGTAGCGTTACAATCAGGTACTTTAGCCGTTAACGGTAAAAATGTAACTGGTGGTACATTTGTGATTGATATGGCTTCAATTAAAGATGCTGATGGCAGCGCTAAATTAGAAGGTCACTTAAAAGCAGATGATTTCTTCGGTACAGCTAAATTCCCAACTTCAACCTTCGTAATTACTAAAGTGGTCGGTTCAGGTGCTAATGTAACGGTATCAGGTAATTTAACCATCAAAGGTATTACTAAACCATTAAGCTTCCCTGCAACTGTAACGGTTAATGCAGATGGTACAGCTTCAGCTTTGGCTGGTAAAATCGTTGTTGACAGAACTAAATATGACATCAAATATGGTTCTAAATCATTCTTCGACAGCATTGGCGACAAAGCAATCGATGATAACTTTGAATTAGCTGTTAAATTAGTAGCTAAAAAATAA
- a CDS encoding glycosyltransferase family 39 protein → MKLKDTTLYKSLIVLLAIASIPALFGGVMEPDGALYASMSKNIILFKDWFNLYGRGADWLDKPHLTFWISAASFKIFGISSFAYKLPSFLFGLLGAWYLYKLAKDIYDEKTGLISAVIFLSALHIITSTFDVRAEIYLTTFTLASIYHYYKAHQNSFWHIVAGSFFAACAILIKGIFVLIPVFAGFIIYWLLTKQYQQLLKPKWYIAILLIFVFITPELYSLYTQFDLHPEKIVFERTGVSGLKFFFWDSQFGRFFNNGPIKGKGDISFFLHTTLWAFLPWSVLFYTAVVNLFQKKNRIALAPESMMIWASAAVTFLIFSLSKFQLPHYILIIFPQFSIITALYLKKLGSKGLKTFFFIQNIIFILVIALLSILTFFFGFENPYLIIGILIVVFAISFLLFKGILLETIIARSAFLSIGLMVFLFVFFYPSLLKYQSGMQAGNWLKQNYPAAKPAVLNYIDAFSFDFYAPGEVKYLHNYNDLDKSKHLKDLVIYISEQELPKLKSEYNAEILKSFEYFHTTKLTGKFLNVKTRPQVLEHFYLVKIH, encoded by the coding sequence ATGAAATTAAAAGATACAACATTATATAAATCCCTGATCGTTTTACTCGCAATTGCAAGTATCCCAGCACTTTTTGGAGGCGTGATGGAGCCCGATGGAGCATTGTATGCCTCCATGTCTAAAAACATCATCCTTTTTAAAGATTGGTTTAACCTTTACGGTCGTGGGGCAGATTGGCTGGATAAACCCCACCTCACTTTTTGGATTTCTGCAGCATCTTTTAAAATTTTTGGTATTTCGTCCTTTGCCTATAAATTACCGTCATTTCTGTTCGGTTTACTGGGAGCGTGGTATTTATACAAATTAGCCAAAGATATATACGATGAAAAAACCGGATTAATTAGCGCAGTGATTTTTCTGAGTGCATTACATATTATTACTTCTACCTTTGATGTGAGGGCCGAAATTTACCTCACCACTTTCACATTGGCCTCTATTTACCACTATTATAAGGCACACCAAAATTCTTTTTGGCACATTGTAGCAGGTTCATTTTTTGCTGCCTGCGCGATATTAATCAAAGGAATTTTTGTGCTGATCCCTGTATTTGCGGGCTTCATTATTTATTGGTTGCTTACGAAACAATACCAGCAGCTTTTAAAACCAAAATGGTATATCGCTATCCTTTTGATTTTTGTTTTCATTACCCCAGAACTGTATTCGCTTTACACGCAATTCGATCTGCATCCTGAAAAAATTGTTTTCGAAAGAACAGGTGTTTCAGGCTTAAAATTCTTCTTCTGGGACAGTCAGTTTGGGCGTTTTTTTAATAATGGACCAATTAAGGGGAAAGGTGATATTTCATTTTTTCTACACACTACCCTCTGGGCATTTCTCCCTTGGTCGGTATTGTTCTATACGGCTGTTGTGAATCTTTTTCAAAAGAAAAACAGAATTGCTTTAGCGCCCGAAAGCATGATGATCTGGGCAAGTGCAGCGGTTACTTTTCTAATCTTTTCGCTTTCTAAATTTCAGTTGCCCCATTATATCCTGATCATCTTTCCCCAGTTTTCGATCATCACAGCCCTGTACTTAAAGAAGCTTGGCAGCAAAGGCTTAAAAACCTTCTTTTTTATCCAGAACATCATTTTCATTTTAGTTATTGCCTTACTTTCCATCTTAACCTTTTTCTTTGGGTTCGAAAACCCGTATTTAATTATCGGGATTCTGATTGTTGTTTTCGCCATCTCATTCTTGCTGTTTAAAGGCATTCTATTGGAAACCATTATTGCCAGAAGTGCTTTTTTATCAATTGGATTAATGGTATTTCTCTTTGTTTTTTTCTATCCATCTCTTTTAAAATATCAATCGGGTATGCAGGCCGGTAATTGGTTAAAGCAAAATTATCCGGCTGCTAAACCTGCAGTATTAAATTATATAGATGCCTTCTCTTTTGATTTTTATGCGCCCGGAGAAGTAAAATATCTGCATAACTACAACGATCTCGACAAATCAAAACACTTAAAAGATTTGGTTATTTATATTTCGGAACAGGAGCTGCCAAAATTGAAAAGTGAATACAACGCTGAAATTCTAAAATCGTTTGAATATTTTCATACCACGAAACTGACTGGTAAATTTTTAAACGTGAAAACTCGCCCTCAGGTTTTAGAACACTTTTATCTGGTTAAAATACATTAA
- a CDS encoding pyridoxine 5'-phosphate synthase yields MTKLSVNINKIATLRNSRGGNNPDLVKVALDCERFGAQGITVHPRPDERHIRYQDVYDLKAVIATEFNIEGNCKEDKFVDLVLANKPAQVTLVPDAEGQITSNHGWDTVKHKDYLKEMVAVFQKEGIRVSIFVDPQVEMVEGAVETGTDRIELYTEAYAHNYFADREKAVVSYIAAAHHANKLGLGINAGHDLDLHNLHYFAQSTPGLLEVSIGHALISDALYLGLETTIQKYLQQLA; encoded by the coding sequence ATGACAAAGTTATCGGTTAATATCAATAAAATTGCTACACTTCGCAACAGTCGCGGAGGTAATAATCCTGATTTAGTTAAAGTTGCATTAGATTGTGAACGTTTCGGCGCTCAGGGAATTACAGTGCACCCACGCCCTGATGAACGCCATATTCGTTATCAGGATGTTTATGATTTAAAAGCTGTTATTGCTACTGAATTTAATATTGAAGGAAATTGTAAGGAAGATAAATTTGTCGATCTGGTTTTGGCCAACAAACCTGCGCAGGTTACTTTGGTGCCGGATGCCGAAGGTCAGATTACCTCTAATCATGGTTGGGATACAGTAAAACATAAAGATTACCTGAAAGAAATGGTTGCCGTCTTCCAGAAAGAAGGCATCCGTGTTTCTATTTTTGTAGATCCGCAGGTAGAAATGGTTGAAGGTGCAGTAGAAACCGGAACAGACCGTATTGAATTGTACACAGAGGCTTATGCGCATAATTATTTTGCCGATCGCGAGAAGGCTGTAGTGAGTTATATTGCGGCAGCACACCATGCTAACAAATTAGGCTTGGGAATTAATGCAGGTCACGATCTTGATTTACATAACCTGCATTATTTTGCACAGAGCACCCCCGGTTTACTGGAAGTTTCTATTGGTCACGCTTTAATTAGCGATGCACTTTACCTGGGCTTAGAAACAACCATTCAGAAATATTTGCAACAATTGGCTTAG
- a CDS encoding CBS domain-containing protein: MKSVKHLLDTKQVRIISVSENISVLDALKVMTEKNISAVLVMENDRLHGIFTERDYARKIILQGKSSKDTLIKEAMTANPIVISLSDSIDYCMELMTDKHIRHLPVVENDEVKGMVSIGDVVKFIIADQKQTISQLESYISG; encoded by the coding sequence ATGAAAAGCGTAAAACACTTGTTAGATACCAAACAGGTACGGATTATCTCGGTATCAGAAAATATTTCTGTTTTAGATGCCTTAAAGGTAATGACAGAAAAGAACATCAGCGCGGTATTGGTCATGGAAAACGATCGGCTACACGGCATTTTTACGGAACGCGATTACGCCAGAAAAATCATCCTTCAGGGTAAATCATCAAAAGATACGCTGATTAAAGAAGCAATGACGGCCAATCCGATCGTCATAAGTTTAAGCGACAGTATCGATTATTGCATGGAGCTGATGACCGATAAACACATCCGCCATTTACCTGTTGTAGAAAACGACGAAGTAAAAGGTATGGTATCCATCGGTGATGTGGTAAAATTTATTATTGCCGATCAAAAACAGACCATTTCGCAATTGGAAAGCTATATTAGCGGGTAG